The following proteins are co-located in the Pedobacter frigiditerrae genome:
- the ruvB gene encoding Holliday junction branch migration DNA helicase RuvB — translation MNENLDPSSDNLSPIERDIEKVLRPQEFEDFTGQDKILENLKIFVKAAKLRGESLDHVLLHGPPGLGKTTLSYIIANEMGVNIKVTSGPVLDKPGDLAGLLTNLETGDILFIDEIHRLSPLVEEYLYSAMEDFKIDIMLESGPNARSVQISLNPFTLVGATTRSGLLTAPLRARFGINSRLAYYDAKILTTIVLRSSAILNTPISDEGAYEIARRSRGTPRIANALLRRTRDFAQIKGNGSIDTEIARYALTALNVDEHGLDEMDNKILLAIIDKFKGGPVGLKTIATAVGEDDGTIEEVYEPFLIQEGYLMRTARGREVTEAAYKHLNRIKLGQTGKLF, via the coding sequence ATGAACGAAAATCTAGATCCTTCTTCAGACAACCTTAGCCCTATTGAACGTGATATTGAAAAAGTATTACGTCCGCAGGAATTTGAAGATTTTACGGGTCAGGATAAAATTCTAGAGAACCTTAAGATTTTCGTTAAAGCTGCAAAACTTCGTGGCGAATCTTTAGACCATGTTCTATTACATGGCCCTCCAGGATTAGGAAAAACTACACTTTCTTATATTATCGCCAATGAAATGGGTGTGAATATTAAGGTAACATCTGGTCCGGTATTAGACAAACCTGGAGATTTAGCTGGTTTATTAACTAATCTAGAAACTGGAGACATTCTTTTTATTGATGAAATTCATCGTCTATCACCTTTGGTGGAGGAATATTTATACTCGGCAATGGAAGATTTTAAGATTGATATCATGCTAGAAAGTGGGCCTAACGCTCGTTCAGTACAAATTAGCTTAAATCCTTTCACATTAGTTGGCGCAACCACACGTTCAGGTTTATTAACTGCTCCGCTAAGAGCTAGGTTTGGGATTAATTCTAGGTTAGCTTATTATGATGCTAAAATATTAACTACGATTGTATTACGTTCATCGGCGATTTTAAATACACCAATTTCTGATGAGGGAGCATACGAAATTGCCCGTCGTAGTAGAGGAACACCTCGTATAGCAAACGCACTTCTGCGAAGAACTAGAGATTTTGCACAAATAAAAGGAAACGGTAGCATTGATACGGAGATTGCTCGTTATGCATTAACGGCCTTAAATGTTGATGAACATGGTTTAGATGAAATGGATAATAAAATCCTACTGGCCATTATAGATAAATTTAAGGGAGGTCCAGTAGGATTAAAAACTATTGCAACTGCTGTTGGCGAAGATGATGGTACAATTGAAGAAGTATATGAGCCTTTTCTAATTCAAGAAGGTTACTTAATGCGTACTGCTCGTGGACGTGAAGTTACCGAAGCCGCGTATAAACACTTAAATAGAATCAAATTAGGCCAAACTGGCAAGCTTTTCTAA
- the queG gene encoding tRNA epoxyqueuosine(34) reductase QueG, translating into MFNNSAKYSQMIKNEALRLGFMACGISKAEFLEEEAPRLENWLNNNHHGEMSYMANHFDKRLDPRLLVDGAKSVVSLTLNYFTEEKQSDINAPKISKYAYGTDYHTVIKEKLKELLAFINDNIGEVSGRCFVDSAPVMDKVWAQKSGLGWRGKNSNLISKDAGSFFFLAELIIDLDLAYDTPFVADHCGSCTRCIDACPTDAIMAPYLVDGSKCISYLTIELKNEIPNEFKGKMENWMFGCDICQDVCPWNRFATPHTEPAFTPALELLNLNKTELIEMTDEVFKQVFKGSAVKRTKYTGLKRNIDFLREY; encoded by the coding sequence ATGTTTAATAATTCTGCAAAATATAGTCAAATGATTAAAAATGAGGCATTACGTCTTGGTTTTATGGCTTGTGGAATTTCAAAAGCAGAGTTTTTGGAAGAAGAAGCACCGAGGTTAGAGAATTGGTTAAACAACAACCATCATGGCGAGATGAGTTATATGGCAAACCATTTCGATAAACGACTTGACCCTCGCCTACTTGTTGATGGTGCAAAATCTGTAGTTTCTTTAACCCTAAACTACTTCACCGAAGAAAAACAATCAGATATTAATGCTCCAAAAATCTCTAAGTACGCTTATGGTACAGATTATCACACTGTGATAAAAGAAAAGCTAAAAGAGTTACTGGCATTTATTAATGACAATATTGGAGAAGTTTCAGGGCGCTGTTTTGTAGATTCTGCACCTGTGATGGATAAAGTTTGGGCACAAAAATCTGGCTTGGGTTGGCGAGGGAAAAATTCAAATTTAATAAGCAAGGATGCAGGTTCTTTTTTCTTTTTAGCAGAGCTAATTATAGATTTAGATTTAGCATACGATACTCCTTTCGTTGCCGACCATTGCGGCTCTTGCACTCGCTGCATTGATGCTTGCCCAACGGATGCTATAATGGCGCCTTATTTGGTTGATGGCAGTAAATGTATTTCTTATTTAACCATTGAGTTAAAAAATGAAATCCCAAATGAATTTAAAGGGAAAATGGAAAATTGGATGTTTGGTTGTGATATTTGTCAGGATGTTTGCCCATGGAATAGGTTTGCAACACCACATACAGAACCAGCTTTTACACCAGCTTTAGAGTTATTAAACCTTAATAAAACAGAGTTGATTGAAATGACCGATGAAGTTTTTAAGCAAGTTTTTAAAGGCTCAGCAGTTAAAAGAACAAAATATACAGGCCTAAAAAGAAATATAGACTTTTTAAGAGAATACTAG
- a CDS encoding M1 family metallopeptidase: MKVKILFILLVLSNFAQAQLPVAPVFQQAFQKGTRDISGAPGAKYWQNTADYDLKINFNPITREVKGTVEINYVNNSPDVLNELWFKLYPNLYQKGVVRKARIKDADLGDGVQITSAQINNQPKEIASLIIEGTNMHTAITPLAPGKSLKLKFDYHYILNKGSHMRTGQVDEGAHFIAYSFPRVAVYDDIDGWNKIPYSGSEEFYNDFCNFKAAITVPKNYGVWATGDLLNGSEVFSKEVFKKFQLANKSNETIDVIDSITLAQNKVTAQKDFNIFKFEAKNVVDFAFATSNHYLWKATSLVVDSISKRRTRVDAVFNASHKDFYEVIDFAKKTVYYMSYVFPKWPFPYSHETVFDGLDQMEYPMMVNDNPVDNRADAITLTDHEIFHTMFPFYMGTNETKYGWMDEGWATIGEWLISPMIDSTIVDDYGVGPTGSTSGTKDDVPIMTLTPDLKGIASFTNNYPKPGFGYLFIKDYLGEERFNKALHNYITQWNGKHPMPYDFFYSMNTGAGENLDWFWKRWFFEEGVTDLAIKDVIKTQTGYSVIVENKSNKPLPVDLTLTYEDGSIEKSHMSIVAWKAENKEVVARFSTTKKLTKVVLGSSHVPDKDKSNNTYTVKN, from the coding sequence ATGAAGGTGAAAATATTATTTATTTTATTAGTACTGTCCAATTTTGCACAAGCTCAACTTCCTGTCGCACCTGTTTTTCAGCAGGCTTTTCAAAAAGGAACTCGTGATATAAGCGGCGCACCGGGCGCAAAGTATTGGCAAAATACTGCCGACTATGATTTGAAAATAAATTTCAACCCAATTACTAGAGAAGTAAAAGGGACAGTGGAAATTAATTATGTGAATAATAGTCCTGATGTTTTAAATGAACTTTGGTTTAAGTTATATCCAAATCTTTATCAAAAAGGAGTAGTTAGAAAAGCAAGAATCAAAGATGCTGACTTAGGTGATGGAGTTCAAATTACAAGTGCACAAATAAATAATCAGCCAAAAGAAATTGCTAGTTTAATTATAGAGGGCACAAATATGCATACTGCTATTACTCCTTTAGCTCCTGGAAAAAGTTTAAAGTTGAAATTTGACTATCACTATATTTTAAATAAAGGTTCGCACATGCGTACTGGTCAAGTTGATGAAGGTGCTCATTTTATTGCTTATTCATTTCCAAGAGTTGCAGTTTACGATGATATAGATGGTTGGAACAAAATCCCTTACAGTGGTTCAGAAGAGTTTTACAACGATTTTTGCAATTTCAAAGCTGCCATTACTGTACCTAAGAATTACGGTGTTTGGGCAACAGGAGATTTATTAAACGGAAGTGAGGTTTTTTCTAAAGAAGTGTTTAAAAAATTTCAATTAGCGAACAAAAGCAATGAAACCATTGATGTAATTGATAGTATAACTTTAGCTCAAAATAAAGTAACTGCCCAAAAAGATTTTAACATTTTCAAGTTTGAAGCTAAGAACGTAGTCGACTTTGCCTTTGCAACAAGCAATCATTATCTGTGGAAAGCTACAAGTTTAGTAGTAGACTCAATCTCAAAAAGAAGAACTAGGGTTGATGCAGTTTTTAATGCTAGTCATAAAGATTTTTACGAAGTAATTGATTTTGCAAAAAAGACAGTTTATTACATGAGTTATGTCTTTCCAAAATGGCCTTTTCCTTATAGTCACGAAACAGTTTTCGATGGCTTAGACCAAATGGAATATCCAATGATGGTAAATGATAACCCAGTTGATAATAGGGCAGATGCTATTACTTTAACAGACCACGAAATATTCCATACCATGTTTCCATTTTATATGGGTACTAATGAAACTAAATACGGTTGGATGGACGAAGGTTGGGCTACAATAGGCGAGTGGTTAATCTCGCCAATGATAGATTCTACTATTGTAGACGATTATGGCGTTGGGCCAACTGGAAGTACATCTGGTACAAAAGACGACGTACCAATTATGACTTTAACGCCAGATTTAAAAGGAATTGCATCATTTACCAATAATTATCCAAAACCTGGCTTCGGCTATCTTTTTATAAAAGATTATTTAGGCGAAGAACGTTTTAATAAAGCATTACACAATTACATTACGCAATGGAATGGCAAGCATCCAATGCCGTACGATTTCTTTTATAGCATGAATACTGGTGCTGGAGAAAATCTTGATTGGTTTTGGAAACGCTGGTTTTTTGAAGAAGGAGTTACTGATTTGGCTATAAAAGATGTAATTAAAACCCAAACTGGTTATTCTGTTATTGTTGAAAACAAAAGCAATAAACCCTTGCCTGTAGATTTAACTTTAACATACGAAGATGGGTCTATAGAAAAGAGTCATATGAGTATTGTGGCTTGGAAAGCAGAAAATAAGGAAGTGGTAGCTAGGTTTTCAACTACAAAAAAGCTGACAAAAGTTGTTTTAGGTAGTAGTCACGTTCCTGATAAAGATAAAAGCAACAACACTTACACTGTGAAAAATTAG
- a CDS encoding 3-hydroxybutyryl-CoA dehydrogenase, with product MKNIAVIGSGTMGNGIAHTFAQFGYQVKLVDINLDALGRAIATITKNLERQIVKGTLTEEAKEATLANITTVTDLQTGVENADLIVEAATENIELKLKIFKDLDQFAKPEAILASNTSSISITQIASVTNRGDKVIGMHFMNPVPVMKLVEVIKGYATSDDTTFQVMELSKVIGKIPVEVNDYPGFVANRILMPMINEAVYTLHEGVAGVDEIDTVMKLGMAHPMGPLQLADFIGLDVCLAILNVLNQGFGNPKYAPCPLLVNMVMAGKKGIKSGEGFYDYSNGIKEAKVAAKFL from the coding sequence ATGAAAAACATAGCAGTAATTGGTTCTGGTACAATGGGTAATGGAATTGCACACACATTTGCGCAATTTGGTTATCAAGTAAAATTAGTAGACATTAATCTTGATGCTTTAGGAAGAGCAATAGCAACCATTACTAAAAATCTAGAAAGGCAAATAGTCAAAGGAACATTAACTGAAGAAGCAAAGGAAGCAACATTAGCTAATATTACAACGGTTACTGATTTACAAACAGGCGTAGAGAATGCTGATTTAATTGTTGAAGCAGCAACAGAAAACATAGAACTTAAATTAAAAATATTTAAGGATTTGGACCAATTTGCCAAACCTGAAGCCATTTTGGCAAGCAATACTTCTTCCATTTCTATTACCCAAATTGCTTCCGTTACCAATCGTGGTGATAAAGTAATTGGTATGCATTTCATGAACCCCGTTCCTGTGATGAAATTGGTAGAAGTAATCAAAGGTTATGCAACCAGTGATGACACCACTTTTCAAGTAATGGAGCTTTCTAAGGTCATTGGTAAAATTCCTGTTGAAGTGAATGATTATCCTGGCTTTGTGGCAAACAGAATATTAATGCCAATGATAAATGAGGCCGTTTATACTTTGCATGAAGGTGTTGCAGGAGTTGATGAGATTGATACAGTAATGAAGTTAGGTATGGCACACCCGATGGGACCATTACAGTTAGCAGATTTTATTGGCCTTGATGTATGTTTGGCAATTTTAAATGTATTAAACCAAGGTTTCGGAAATCCTAAATATGCGCCTTGTCCGCTATTGGTAAATATGGTAATGGCGGGTAAAAAAGGGATTAAATCTGGTGAAGGATTTTACGACTATAGTAATGGTATTAAAGAAGCAAAAGTTGCTGCCAAGTTTTTATAA